DNA sequence from the Caminibacter pacificus genome:
CAAAAGATGATGAGCCGCGTTATAGCAATGAAAAACACCTTTTATATCCGGATGAGCTTCGATAACTTTTACGCTATCTTCGGTAGCGTCTCTAATATGGACGATGATAGGTTTATTATATTCTTTTGCGATTTCTATTTGTCTATGAAAAAGCTCTATTTGTTTTTGGCGTTTTTCGGGCTCTTTTACCCAGTGATAATCAAGCCCTATTTCACCCACCGCAACACATTTCGGGTGTGTGATAAAGCAAGTAATAAGTTTTTCGTCGTATTTGTCAATATCGACCGGATGAAACCCTACGGCAAAATATACGTCTTCGTAATTTTGAGCGAGTTCTATCGCTCTTGGCAAATCTTTCGGGTCCGCCGCAGGGATTATAAACTTCTCCACTCCGGCATCTTTGGCACGCCTGATAACCTCATCGACATCATCGATAAATTTTTCGTTATCCAAGTGCGTATGAGTATCTATTATCATTTATCTCCTTTACTTTTAGTAACACTTTTAGGTAAAAAAACTCCCTATCTTGTAAAGATTCGTAACTTTTAAATATAATTGTAACAAAAAAAGGAGCTGTAATGGCAAACAAACCTACTTTCACTAAAGAAGAAGCATTAGAATACCATGCAAAGCCGGTCCCTGGTAAAATCGCTATCGAAGT
Encoded proteins:
- a CDS encoding TatD family hydrolase; protein product: MIIDTHTHLDNEKFIDDVDEVIRRAKDAGVEKFIIPAADPKDLPRAIELAQNYEDVYFAVGFHPVDIDKYDEKLITCFITHPKCVAVGEIGLDYHWVKEPEKRQKQIELFHRQIEIAKEYNKPIIVHIRDATEDSVKVIEAHPDIKGVFHCYNAAHHLLKFSDRFYYGIGGVITFKNARKLLEVFPKIPKDRVIIETDAPYLTPHPHRGKRNEPYYTIYIRDKIAELWGVTPQEVEEITTQNAKRLFKI